A window of Roseateles sp. XES5 genomic DNA:
CGAAATACGCCAGCGGCATGGCGACGACACGGTGCGCGTCGTCGGTCTTTCGACCTCGGACGACCGCATGGTCGCCGCCCGGTTCCTGCGCGCCGGCGGGGACGAATACATTCAGAAACCCTTCCTTGTCGAAGAGTTCAACAGCCGCATCTTCCACGTCGCGGCGATCCAGAAGCGCGTGCAGTCGCTGCACCGCATCGCCGCGCGGGACTATCTCACCGACATCTACAATCGCCGCTACTTCTTCGAGACCGGGCCGCGACTGGTGGATCAGGCGCTGCGCCGCGGCGAGGCCATGTCGATCGCCATTCTCGACATCGATCATTTCAAGCGTCTCAACGACACCTATGGCCACGAGGTCGGCGACGTCGTGCTGAAGGCCGTTTCCCGGCGCCTCAAGCATCGGGTGGATGGACGTCATCTGCTCGCGCGCCTCGGCGGCGAGGAATTCGGCATCATCTTCAACGGCCTGGCGCTGGATGAGGCGCTGGATTGCTGTGAGCGGCTGCGCGAGGATCTCGCGGCCCATCCGATCAATGCGGACGGGGAGGCGCTGACCATCACGGTTTCCGCGGGCCTTGCCGCCATTTCGGAGCGTGAAACCTTCGACAACTATCTCAATGCCGCCGACCAGTTCCTCTACATGGCCAAACATGCCGGCCGGAACCGCGTCTTCTCCGAGCTGTCGCTGGTGAGCGCGCTGGCAAGCTAGGCGGATTTGGGGCGTATTGCCCGACGCCGAAGCGATGTCGCTTCGGCTGGATATGCTCAAAAAGCCCCGCCGGCGACGGCGGGGCTTTCGTCTTGATGATCTTCAGCGGGCGATGGCCGAAAGCGTCAGCTTGCGCTCTGCGCGTTCCTGCTGGGGCGAACGGTTGTAGAGTTCGCGGTAACACTTGGAGAAGTGCGAGGCTGAGACGAAGCCACAGGCGACGGCCACTTCCACGACCGGCATGGAGGATTGCACGAGCAGGTGCCGCGCGCGGTCGAGGCGGATTTCGAGATAGTAGCGGGCAGGCGAACGGCCCATTTCCTGGCGGAACAGGCGCTCGATCTGACGGCGCGAGAGATCGGCGCTGTCGGCGATCTCCAGGAGCGACAGCGGCTCGGCGAGGTTCTTTTCCATGAGTTCGATGATCGACAGAACCTTGGCGTTCTGCACGCCGAGGCGCGCGCGCAGCGGCAGGCGCTGGCGGTCGTGCGGCCCGCGCACGCGGTCGGTGAGAGCCTGTTCGCAGACGCGGTTGACGAGGTTCTCGCCGAAATCCTGGTCGATGAGGTTCAGCATCATGTCGAGCGAGGCGGTGCCGCCGGCGCAGGTATAGATGTTGCTGTCGATTTCGTAGAGATCGGCATAGACGTCGGCCTGCGGGAAGGCCTCGGCAAAGCCCGGCAGGTTTTCCCAGTGGATGGCGCAGCGCTTGCCGGACAGGAGGCCCGCCTGGGCGAGCACATGGGCGCCCGTACAGAGCGAGCCGACAGCGATGCCGCGGTTATAGACTTCGCGCAGCCAGGCGTTGACCGACTTGTTGGAGAAATCCTCGACATAGATGCCGGAACAGACCAGCACCATGGAGGGACGGGTCTCGCCGCCGAGATACTTGCGCTCGTCGGCGAGTGAGGAGTTGACCTCGATGCCGATGCCGCTGGAGGAGAGCACCTGCTGGCCGTCGGTGGAGGCGAGGCGCCAGGTATAGGCCTCGTAGCCGAGCATACGGTTGGCGATGCGCAGCGTCTCGATGGCCGCCGAAAAGGGCAGCATGGAGAAGTTGGGCACGAGGAAGAAGACCAGAGAACGCTTCTTGACGTTTTGCTTGTTCATCGGGATATCCATGCTGAGGGGGCGGATGTCGCAATCGTCGCAGGCGAAACGGCCGTCGCGCTAGCATTTTTGCGACGGAGAAAAGGATGGTTGCGACTGATGTATCGGATGCATCGTTGAAATGTCAGGGCCTTG
This region includes:
- a CDS encoding GlxA family transcriptional regulator, with amino-acid sequence MNKQNVKKRSLVFFLVPNFSMLPFSAAIETLRIANRMLGYEAYTWRLASTDGQQVLSSSGIGIEVNSSLADERKYLGGETRPSMVLVCSGIYVEDFSNKSVNAWLREVYNRGIAVGSLCTGAHVLAQAGLLSGKRCAIHWENLPGFAEAFPQADVYADLYEIDSNIYTCAGGTASLDMMLNLIDQDFGENLVNRVCEQALTDRVRGPHDRQRLPLRARLGVQNAKVLSIIELMEKNLAEPLSLLEIADSADLSRRQIERLFRQEMGRSPARYYLEIRLDRARHLLVQSSMPVVEVAVACGFVSASHFSKCYRELYNRSPQQERAERKLTLSAIAR
- a CDS encoding diguanylate cyclase, with protein sequence MFSTALKYRLEKELGVTVTHCPSMAAVRAIFQADAPEFSLAVLDLNLPDAPNCEALDYVISKGIAPLVFTGSFSDATRDHILAKNVLDYVVKDSPAAMQQLVLAVDRILTSGKTQVLVVDSDPESLQQQINLIAKQRFQIIAVESGAAALDALDSHAGIDMVVADLDLADMDGFALLSEIRQRHGDDTVRVVGLSTSDDRMVAARFLRAGGDEYIQKPFLVEEFNSRIFHVAAIQKRVQSLHRIAARDYLTDIYNRRYFFETGPRLVDQALRRGEAMSIAILDIDHFKRLNDTYGHEVGDVVLKAVSRRLKHRVDGRHLLARLGGEEFGIIFNGLALDEALDCCERLREDLAAHPINADGEALTITVSAGLAAISERETFDNYLNAADQFLYMAKHAGRNRVFSELSLVSALAS